In Romboutsia lituseburensis, a genomic segment contains:
- a CDS encoding endonuclease/exonuclease/phosphatase family protein, giving the protein MKLLTLNCHSWQEEDQLEKIKYIASVIKEKQYDIIALQEVSQLIKSKVAYDHIKEDNFALLINQELKKIGVNDYKFIWDISHVGYDIYEEGLCIMTKLPIKEFKSFFVSKSQDTNYWKTRKIVKLKSSYNDKDINIYSCHLGWYFDEEEPFTHQFDTLAKDINPNEYSLIMGDFNNSATIIDEGYGYILKNGFYDTYNLALKKDSGITVKGKISGWDKNKEDLRLDIIFSNKKIEVLSSNVIFNSKNKNIVSDHFGVEVELKI; this is encoded by the coding sequence TTGAAATTATTAACACTTAATTGTCATTCTTGGCAAGAGGAAGATCAGTTAGAAAAAATTAAATATATAGCAAGTGTTATAAAAGAAAAACAGTATGATATAATAGCACTTCAAGAAGTGAGTCAATTGATAAAATCAAAAGTAGCTTATGATCACATAAAAGAAGATAATTTTGCATTATTAATAAATCAAGAGTTAAAAAAAATAGGAGTAAATGATTACAAATTTATATGGGATATTTCTCATGTTGGATATGATATTTATGAAGAAGGTCTTTGTATAATGACAAAACTTCCTATAAAAGAATTTAAAAGTTTCTTTGTATCTAAATCACAAGATACTAATTATTGGAAAACTAGAAAGATTGTAAAATTAAAATCATCGTATAATGATAAAGATATAAACATTTATTCATGCCACTTAGGATGGTATTTTGATGAGGAGGAGCCTTTTACACATCAATTTGATACATTAGCTAAGGATATTAATCCAAACGAGTATTCACTTATTATGGGGGATTTTAATAATAGTGCAACAATTATAGATGAAGGATATGGATATATACTTAAAAATGGTTTTTATGATACTTATAATTTGGCTTTAAAAAAAGATAGTGGAATAACTGTAAAGGGAAAAATATCAGGTTGGGATAAAAATAAAGAGGATTTAAGGTTAGATATAATTTTTTCAAATAAAAAAATAGAAGTATTAAGTTCTAATGTTATATTTAACAGTAAAAATAAAAATATTGTTTCAGATCATTTTGGTGTAGAGGTTGAATTAAAAATATAA
- the asnB gene encoding asparagine synthase (glutamine-hydrolyzing) yields the protein MCGHVSIYYKNRNKNLEIEKLVENINHRGPNHTGIYKKDNIEFAFKRLSILDLENGSQPFEKNNNTIIFNGEIYNHNILRSNLIEKGYEFKTNCDTEVLLTSYIENKEKCVENLRGMFSFIIYDEKRNLLFGARDHFGIKPLYYVDNSDFIAFSSEYKAIVNLLDEINLNEKSLQNYLSFQYVPLENTMIKDIKLIPPGYSFTVKDGKLELKKYYKVDFIPKKNITANDVKEVVVDSIKHHMGAHVEVGTFLSGGIDSTIVATIASHVNPNIKSFSVGFGIQGYDEIEVAKKTARVLGIENIDINVTQQDYIKSLPEVFYHLDDPVADPSQVGIYFLSKEAKKHATVVLSGEGADELFGGYNIYKEYNSVKPILNMPRGIKKALNGVASVMPNIRGKSYLYRATTPLEDRYIGNAKIFENDEVKKIVKNYSENNEYQKILSSIYEEARINNYDYVTTMQHVDVNTWLEGDILQKADKMSMAQSIELRVPFLDKEVLELAKHLKIDQKISNSNTKVLLREAFKDIIPLHMVEKKKLGFPTPIRVWLKEDLGDIVRQTIYDADVDDVLNKNYAISLLDNHIKNHQDNSRKIWSIYAFCLWHQMFIENKIIKY from the coding sequence ATGTGCGGACACGTTTCAATATATTATAAAAATAGGAATAAAAATTTAGAGATAGAGAAATTAGTAGAAAATATTAATCACAGAGGGCCTAACCATACTGGTATATATAAAAAAGACAATATAGAATTTGCATTTAAAAGATTGAGTATATTAGACTTAGAAAATGGAAGTCAACCATTTGAAAAAAATAATAATACTATTATTTTTAATGGTGAAATATATAATCATAATATTTTAAGAAGTAATTTAATTGAGAAGGGATATGAATTTAAAACAAACTGTGATACTGAAGTTTTGTTAACTTCTTATATTGAGAATAAAGAAAAGTGTGTAGAAAATTTAAGGGGAATGTTTTCGTTTATAATTTATGATGAAAAAAGAAATTTACTATTTGGTGCTAGAGATCATTTTGGCATAAAACCTTTATACTATGTGGATAACTCTGATTTTATAGCTTTTTCTTCTGAGTATAAAGCAATAGTAAATTTGTTAGATGAGATAAATTTAAATGAAAAAAGTCTTCAAAACTATCTTTCATTTCAGTATGTTCCATTAGAAAATACAATGATAAAAGATATTAAATTAATTCCACCAGGATATTCATTTACAGTAAAGGATGGAAAACTTGAACTTAAAAAATATTATAAAGTAGACTTTATACCTAAAAAAAACATTACAGCAAATGATGTCAAAGAAGTTGTAGTAGATTCAATAAAGCATCATATGGGTGCACATGTAGAAGTTGGTACATTTTTATCTGGTGGAATAGATTCTACTATAGTAGCAACAATAGCATCTCATGTGAATCCAAATATTAAATCTTTTTCAGTTGGATTTGGAATACAAGGATATGATGAAATAGAGGTTGCTAAAAAAACTGCTAGAGTTTTAGGTATAGAAAATATAGATATTAATGTTACCCAACAAGATTATATAAAGTCATTGCCAGAAGTTTTTTATCATTTAGATGATCCAGTAGCTGATCCATCTCAAGTTGGGATATATTTTTTATCAAAAGAAGCTAAAAAACATGCTACAGTAGTTTTGTCAGGTGAAGGAGCAGATGAACTTTTTGGTGGTTATAATATATATAAAGAGTATAATAGTGTAAAGCCTATATTAAATATGCCTAGAGGTATCAAAAAGGCTCTAAATGGAGTAGCTAGTGTAATGCCAAACATAAGAGGTAAGAGCTATTTATATAGAGCAACAACGCCATTAGAAGATAGATACATTGGAAATGCAAAGATATTTGAAAATGATGAAGTGAAAAAAATAGTAAAAAATTACAGTGAAAATAATGAATATCAAAAAATACTTTCTTCTATATATGAAGAAGCTAGAATTAATAATTATGATTATGTAACTACAATGCAGCATGTGGATGTTAATACATGGTTAGAAGGGGATATACTTCAAAAAGCAGACAAAATGTCTATGGCTCAATCTATAGAACTTAGAGTTCCTTTTCTAGATAAAGAAGTACTAGAATTAGCAAAACATTTAAAAATCGATCAAAAAATAAGCAATTCTAATACTAAGGTACTACTTAGAGAAGCATTTAAGGATATAATACCTCTACATATGGTTGAAAAGAAAAAATTAGGTTTTCCAACTCCTATTAGAGTTTGGCTAAAAGAGGATTTAGGTGATATTGTTAGGCAAACTATATATGATGCTGATGTAGATGATGTATTGAACAAAAATTATGCGATAAGTTTATTGGATAATCATATAAAAAATCATCAAGATAATTCTAGGAAAATTTGGTCTATATATGCATTTTGTTTATGGCACCAAATGTTTATAGAAAATAAAATAATTAAATATTAA
- a CDS encoding biotin/lipoyl-containing protein: MIKTYNVTVNGIYYEVEVEEVTKSDKVKNIDSTEKKNTINEQVKSKINKPDATIKSNNKVVDINNNSKENIFSPMPGVVNKINVSKNQSVSRGDVLLILEAMKMENEIVSPVDGVIKDIHISEKSTVSSGELLISIE, from the coding sequence ATGATAAAAACTTATAATGTTACTGTTAATGGTATTTATTATGAAGTAGAAGTGGAAGAAGTTACAAAATCAGATAAAGTTAAAAATATAGATTCTACGGAAAAAAAGAATACAATAAATGAACAGGTTAAAAGTAAAATAAATAAGCCTGATGCTACAATAAAATCAAATAATAAAGTTGTAGATATAAATAATAACTCAAAAGAAAATATATTTTCTCCAATGCCAGGGGTTGTAAATAAAATAAATGTTTCTAAAAATCAAAGTGTATCAAGAGGAGATGTATTACTTATATTGGAAGCGATGAAAATGGAAAATGAAATTGTATCTCCTGTTGATGGAGTTATAAAAGATATACACATATCTGAAAAATCTACTGTAAGTAGCGGAGAATTATTAATAAGTATAGAATAA
- a CDS encoding acyl-CoA carboxylase subunit beta yields MENDKIDILIERTQKIKMGGGEKKIDKQHSLNKLTARERIDLLFDESSFVEIDRFIKHRCTNFNMEKQEIVSDGVVTGYGKVDGRLVYVYAQDFTVVGGSLGEMHAKKISKIMDLAVDVGAPIVGLNDSGGARIQEGVDALAGYGDVFFRNVKASGVVPQICAIMGPCAGGAVYSPALMDYIYMVEGSSQMFITGPQVIKTVTGEEISAENLGGAYTHNSVSGVSHFICKDDEECIENIKKILSYLPSNNMEKTPIMETEDEVNRLTNSIESIIPQDINKSYDMKEIICEVLDDNEFYEVNELFAKNILVGYGRINGETVGIVANQPKFMAGCLDINASDKSSRFIRTCDAFNIPIITFVDVPGFLPGTSQEHDGIIRHGAKMLYAYSEATVPKITIIVRKSYGGAYLAMGSKHQGADIVLALPTAQIAVMGPDGAANIIFKKEISQAEDKNEVRNQKIEEYKNEFATPYKAAERGYIDDIIEPRYTRIRIADALDMLSYKRKQTIPKKHGNIPL; encoded by the coding sequence ATGGAGAATGATAAAATTGACATTTTAATAGAGAGGACTCAAAAAATTAAGATGGGCGGAGGAGAGAAAAAAATAGACAAGCAGCATAGCTTAAATAAATTAACAGCACGAGAAAGAATTGACTTGCTATTTGACGAAAGCTCTTTCGTTGAGATAGATCGATTTATAAAACATAGATGCACAAACTTTAATATGGAAAAGCAAGAAATTGTAAGTGATGGGGTTGTAACAGGATATGGAAAGGTAGATGGAAGGCTCGTGTATGTTTATGCGCAAGACTTTACTGTTGTAGGCGGATCATTAGGAGAAATGCATGCTAAAAAAATATCAAAAATAATGGACTTAGCAGTAGATGTAGGTGCTCCAATTGTAGGTTTAAATGATTCTGGAGGAGCTAGGATACAAGAAGGCGTAGATGCATTAGCTGGATATGGAGATGTATTTTTTAGAAATGTTAAAGCTTCAGGGGTTGTACCTCAGATATGTGCAATAATGGGGCCATGTGCAGGGGGAGCAGTATACTCTCCAGCTCTTATGGACTATATATATATGGTAGAAGGTAGTAGCCAAATGTTTATAACAGGCCCTCAAGTTATCAAAACAGTTACAGGCGAAGAAATAAGCGCTGAAAATTTAGGAGGTGCTTATACACATAATTCTGTTTCTGGCGTATCTCACTTTATTTGTAAAGATGATGAAGAATGTATAGAAAATATAAAGAAAATTTTAAGTTATTTACCATCAAATAATATGGAAAAGACACCAATAATGGAAACAGAGGATGAGGTAAATAGATTAACAAATTCAATAGAAAGTATAATACCTCAAGATATTAATAAATCTTACGATATGAAAGAAATTATTTGTGAAGTGTTAGACGATAATGAGTTTTATGAAGTTAATGAATTATTTGCAAAAAATATTCTTGTTGGATACGGAAGGATAAATGGAGAAACTGTAGGAATTGTAGCTAATCAGCCTAAATTTATGGCAGGGTGCTTAGACATAAATGCATCTGATAAATCTTCAAGATTTATTAGGACATGTGATGCATTTAATATTCCTATTATTACATTTGTAGATGTACCAGGTTTTTTACCAGGGACAAGTCAAGAACATGATGGAATTATAAGACATGGAGCTAAAATGCTTTATGCTTATAGTGAAGCAACTGTACCTAAAATAACTATAATAGTTAGAAAGTCATATGGTGGAGCGTACTTAGCTATGGGATCTAAACACCAAGGGGCTGACATTGTTTTAGCACTTCCTACCGCTCAAATAGCTGTAATGGGACCAGATGGAGCTGCGAATATAATATTTAAAAAAGAAATTTCACAAGCTGAAGATAAAAACGAAGTTAGAAATCAAAAAATAGAAGAATATAAAAATGAATTTGCGACACCATACAAAGCTGCTGAAAGAGGATATATAGATGATATTATAGAGCCTAGATATACAAGAATTAGGATAGCAGATGCATTGGATATGTTGAGTTATAAGAGAAAACAAACAATACCTAAAAAGCATGGAAATATACCTTTATAG
- a CDS encoding mechanosensitive ion channel family protein yields MPNTTEKVAQDMANNFSQEVSKLSNMNLDTMADKFIEWATVSGVKLLIGLIIISIGLKIIKKLIKHFIIILEKRDVDVTLRRFLQSLISGALKGLLFIFILGYWGFDLAGMAAVFASAGVAIGLALQGSLSNFAGGFIILLLRPFKVGDYIETGIYGGTVEQIGLFYTQLVTIDNKLILIPNGTLSNGSLINYSAKAQRRVDLTFSVGYENDLSRVKNVLTNIINRHVLILKEPDPFIGVSAHGPSSVDFVVRVWCNSEDYWAIHFDLLEQVKLKFDEEKITIPYPQMDLHLKKSDLKLE; encoded by the coding sequence ATGCCGAATACAACAGAGAAAGTTGCACAAGATATGGCTAATAACTTTTCACAAGAAGTATCAAAATTAAGTAATATGAATTTAGATACTATGGCAGACAAATTTATAGAGTGGGCAACGGTAAGTGGAGTTAAGTTACTTATAGGATTGATAATAATATCTATAGGCCTAAAAATAATAAAAAAACTAATAAAGCACTTTATAATTATTTTAGAAAAAAGAGATGTAGATGTCACACTAAGAAGATTTTTACAATCTTTAATATCAGGAGCATTAAAAGGATTACTTTTTATATTTATCCTTGGATATTGGGGATTTGATTTAGCTGGTATGGCAGCTGTTTTTGCGTCAGCAGGGGTAGCAATAGGTTTAGCACTTCAAGGAAGTTTGTCTAACTTTGCAGGTGGATTTATCATATTATTACTTAGACCTTTCAAAGTAGGAGACTATATAGAGACAGGTATATATGGAGGGACTGTTGAGCAAATTGGATTATTTTATACTCAATTAGTAACTATTGATAATAAGCTTATATTAATTCCAAATGGAACACTATCAAATGGAAGTTTAATAAATTATTCAGCTAAAGCACAAAGAAGAGTAGACTTAACATTTAGTGTAGGATATGAAAATGATTTATCCCGTGTAAAAAATGTATTAACGAATATAATAAATCGTCATGTTTTAATACTTAAAGAGCCGGATCCATTTATTGGTGTAAGTGCTCATGGTCCAAGTTCTGTAGATTTTGTAGTTAGAGTATGGTGTAACTCTGAAGACTACTGGGCGATACATTTTGATTTATTAGAACAAGTTAAATTAAAATTTGATGAGGAAAAAATTACGATTCCTTATCCACAAATGGATTTACATTTAAAAAAGAGTGATTTAAAATTAGAATAA
- a CDS encoding metal-dependent hydrolase, which translates to MVKETHVKGGYVFALLSIPFLNNTFLKEYDIIYKLILISIYIYFSYLGSLFPDIDMRGSYISKRYPILYKKIGSKFKHRGFTHSLLFLSILIYICKLLIISSSNNIVFICLCSGFFLGYVSHLCLDFLTKEGIEIFYPISINFSLLPIKTNSKTEKFLCKFLNFLVIFLLGYRFYFIL; encoded by the coding sequence ATGGTAAAGGAAACACACGTAAAAGGTGGCTATGTCTTTGCACTTTTATCTATTCCATTTTTAAATAATACTTTTTTAAAAGAATATGACATTATTTATAAGTTGATACTTATATCTATTTATATATATTTTTCATATCTAGGTTCTTTATTTCCGGATATAGATATGAGAGGTTCTTATATTAGTAAAAGGTATCCTATTTTGTATAAAAAAATAGGTTCAAAATTTAAGCATAGAGGATTTACTCATAGTTTATTATTTTTATCTATTTTAATATATATATGTAAACTATTAATAATTTCTAGTAGTAATAATATTGTTTTCATATGCCTATGTTCAGGATTTTTTTTAGGATATGTATCTCATTTATGTCTTGATTTTCTCACAAAAGAGGGTATAGAAATATTTTATCCAATTTCTATAAATTTTTCATTGCTTCCTATTAAAACAAATTCTAAAACAGAAAAATTTTTATGTAAGTTTTTAAACTTTCTTGTTATATTTTTACTAGGATATAGATTTTATTTTATATTATAA
- a CDS encoding CPBP family intramembrane glutamic endopeptidase, translating to MNKELENISLSEKNIYRNFIVFTSILCVVILFAIEQILMVDYLTKTVSKIILFTMSQIVFIKIIRKTSLKEGLNLKLVDKETIGVGILLGGLSAVILVGTFMFFKKIINMDVIFLELATKSKITSTNYLIVTTYFTFVNSFLEEFFFRGFIFTNLNKMGYKKGGYIFSSLLFALYHIGIFKNWFSIELMLLCILGLFITGIVFNYVDTKSDNFLNSWAIHILADLTIVIIGYMYLFK from the coding sequence TTGAATAAAGAGCTAGAAAATATAAGTTTAAGTGAAAAAAATATATATAGAAATTTTATAGTTTTCACATCTATACTATGTGTGGTAATTTTATTTGCAATAGAGCAAATATTAATGGTGGATTATTTGACTAAGACTGTAAGTAAAATTATTTTATTTACCATGAGTCAGATTGTATTTATAAAAATAATTAGAAAGACAAGTTTAAAAGAAGGGCTTAATTTAAAGCTAGTAGATAAAGAAACGATAGGCGTAGGAATACTTTTAGGGGGATTATCTGCAGTTATATTAGTAGGAACTTTTATGTTTTTTAAAAAAATAATAAATATGGATGTTATATTTTTAGAATTAGCTACAAAATCAAAAATAACATCTACAAATTATTTAATCGTAACTACATATTTTACATTTGTAAATTCTTTTTTAGAGGAATTTTTTTTTAGAGGATTTATATTTACTAATTTAAATAAAATGGGATATAAAAAAGGAGGATATATTTTTTCATCATTATTGTTTGCATTGTATCATATAGGTATATTTAAAAACTGGTTTAGTATTGAATTAATGCTATTATGTATACTAGGGTTATTTATAACAGGAATTGTATTTAATTATGTTGACACTAAGTCGGATAATTTTTTAAATTCATGGGCAATACATATTTTAGCTGATTTGACGATAGTTATAATAGGATATATGTATTTATTTAAGTAA
- a CDS encoding DUF2179 domain-containing protein, whose amino-acid sequence MLLKALAIFVLQLIYVPLLTLRTTLVVKGERNKASIAALLEAIIYIFSLGIVFSDLTNISNIIAYVIGYAIGVYIGGIVESKLAIGYRTIHISLMSKNQYLVNKLRENKFGVTTFIGHGINGEERYRLEILAHRIRESEVISIVQNEEPGAFIVSYDLTQFKGGYLSRHLKNN is encoded by the coding sequence ATGTTATTAAAGGCATTGGCAATTTTTGTACTTCAACTTATTTATGTTCCACTTTTAACATTGCGTACAACTTTAGTTGTTAAAGGTGAAAGAAATAAAGCATCTATAGCTGCTTTGTTAGAAGCAATTATTTATATTTTTAGTTTAGGTATAGTTTTTTCAGACTTAACCAATATATCTAATATAATAGCTTATGTAATAGGATACGCAATTGGAGTTTATATTGGTGGTATAGTAGAATCTAAACTCGCAATAGGATATAGGACCATCCATATTAGTTTAATGAGTAAAAACCAATATTTAGTGAATAAATTACGTGAAAATAAATTTGGCGTTACGACCTTTATAGGTCATGGAATAAATGGAGAAGAAAGATATAGATTAGAGATACTAGCTCATAGAATCAGAGAGTCAGAAGTTATTTCCATTGTGCAAAATGAAGAACCTGGTGCATTTATAGTATCTTATGATTTAACTCAGTTTAAAGGAGGATATCTTTCTAGGCATCTAAAGAATAATTAA
- a CDS encoding TVP38/TMEM64 family protein: protein MDYVQGLYYVAKDYWFLTMLVGLVTCFIESFLPILPLIAIVGANALLLGLFGGLVLSWIGSGLGTLLLFIIVSKFSDNKFFNKLRNEKTEKAIKWMDRQGFKLLFFAYSCPFIPSFLVTVTSAFCKRELINFAPAMLAGKFVMFLVVSYPASDIKGFISSPTKIGLFLLLVFLSWKIGSKVNASLQENHKDDEKHYNDLVE from the coding sequence ATGGATTATGTTCAAGGCTTATATTATGTTGCAAAAGATTATTGGTTTCTTACAATGTTAGTTGGTTTAGTTACATGCTTTATAGAAAGCTTTTTACCAATATTACCTTTAATAGCAATAGTAGGAGCTAATGCGCTTTTACTTGGATTGTTTGGAGGCTTAGTGTTATCTTGGATAGGATCAGGATTAGGAACTTTATTATTATTTATTATAGTTAGTAAATTTAGTGATAATAAGTTTTTTAATAAATTGAGAAATGAAAAAACGGAAAAGGCTATAAAGTGGATGGATAGACAAGGATTTAAATTATTATTCTTTGCGTACTCTTGTCCTTTTATACCAAGTTTTTTAGTTACTGTAACATCAGCATTTTGCAAAAGAGAATTAATAAACTTTGCTCCTGCTATGTTAGCAGGAAAGTTTGTAATGTTTTTAGTTGTTAGCTACCCAGCAAGTGATATAAAAGGATTTATTAGTAGTCCAACAAAAATAGGATTATTTTTACTACTAGTATTTTTATCTTGGAAAATAGGTAGTAAAGTAAATGCAAGTTTACAAGAAAACCATAAAGATGATGAAAAGCATTATAATGACTTAGTTGAATAA
- a CDS encoding OadG family protein: MNINEIINGVKFDIASLSFGEKMIGSIFLAVVSMLIVFCILACISAIISLMYNVFYKKRSNKENLGIEQKFELKNDKCKDETSIHLFEENNENQNEVIAAIMACINQFKENDDSEIIVRKIIRSNNNYSSWNNGIGGFSNDKNL; the protein is encoded by the coding sequence ATGAATATAAATGAAATAATAAATGGAGTAAAATTTGATATAGCCTCTTTATCATTTGGAGAAAAAATGATTGGTAGCATTTTTTTAGCAGTTGTATCAATGCTAATTGTTTTTTGTATATTAGCTTGTATAAGTGCCATTATTAGTTTAATGTACAACGTATTTTATAAAAAAAGGTCTAACAAAGAAAATTTAGGAATTGAACAAAAATTTGAGTTAAAAAATGATAAATGTAAAGATGAAACATCGATACATTTATTTGAGGAAAATAATGAAAATCAAAACGAAGTAATAGCAGCTATAATGGCATGTATAAATCAATTTAAAGAAAATGATGATAGTGAAATAATAGTTAGAAAAATAATTAGAAGTAATAATAACTATAGTAGTTGGAATAATGGAATTGGGGGATTTAGTAATGATAAAAACTTATAA
- a CDS encoding superoxide dismutase yields MLKNFLVVFIFSFLILFNTSTSSALSPKFKPLDLKPLPYGYDTLEPFIDKETMKLHHDKHYKTYLDKFNDAIKDYPDLYSSNIYDLLACLDCLPSEISKSIKNNGGGVYNHEFFFDIMTPDKTYLDEELEKAIIRDFGSFDNFKDSFKKASLSVFGSGWAWLVSDESGKLSITTTSNQDNTIALNLKPIIGLDVWEHAYYLKYKNNRSGYIDNWFNVINWNKAKKNYKNTLK; encoded by the coding sequence ATGCTAAAAAATTTTTTAGTAGTTTTTATTTTTAGTTTCTTAATTTTATTTAATACAAGTACTTCATCCGCTTTATCTCCTAAGTTTAAACCTCTTGATTTAAAGCCATTGCCATATGGCTATGATACACTAGAGCCTTTCATTGATAAGGAAACTATGAAACTTCATCACGATAAACACTACAAAACATATCTAGATAAATTTAATGATGCTATAAAAGACTATCCAGATCTTTATAGTTCTAATATTTATGATCTTCTTGCATGTCTAGATTGTTTACCTTCTGAAATATCTAAATCTATAAAAAATAATGGTGGTGGAGTTTACAATCATGAATTCTTTTTTGATATTATGACGCCAGATAAAACTTATTTAGATGAGGAACTAGAAAAAGCAATAATTAGAGATTTTGGTTCTTTTGATAACTTCAAAGATTCATTTAAAAAAGCCAGCTTAAGTGTTTTTGGATCTGGTTGGGCTTGGCTAGTTTCTGATGAGTCTGGAAAACTATCAATAACTACTACTTCAAATCAAGATAATACGATAGCTTTAAATTTAAAACCTATAATTGGGCTTGATGTATGGGAACACGCATATTATCTAAAATATAAAAATAATCGTAGTGGTTATATAGATAATTGGTTTAATGTTATTAATTGGAATAAAGCTAAAAAAAATTATAAAAATACGCTAAAATAG